A stretch of DNA from Candidatus Pseudomonas phytovorans:
GCGCACGCGCAGCGCCGCGACGTACTGAAAGTGCTGGGCCTGCTGGTGGCCATGGGTGGTGGCAGCTGGCTGGCGGCCGAACAGGTGCCCTATCGCGCCCTGCTGGCACAGCAACGCACCGGCACGGGTGAGCGACGCGCCATGCTGCTTGCGGACGGCTCGCAGCTGGAGCTGAACGCAGGTACCGCGCTGGACGTGCGCTATGACGCCAAGGTGCGGGCGATCCAGCTATATCAGGGGGAAATTCTGATTAGGCCGGTCAGCGACACGCAACAACGCCCGTTCATCGTGCACACCGAAGATGGCAGCATCCTCGCCCGCAGTACCGAGTTCAGCATTCGCAAGCTTGCGCAGCGGACACGCGTGGGCGTGCTGCAAGCCGCTGTCGATATACGCCCGCAGCGCCACCCCGATCGGGTGCTGCAGCTGCAAGCCGGGCAGCAGGTCAGTTTTGACCGCGACGACTTCGCCGTCGCCCATGCCCTGCCCGCCGATTCGACAGCCTGGCTGCAGGGCATGCTGAGCGTGAACGACTGGCACCTGGGCGACTTTATCGAAGAACTGGGGCGGTACCGGCAGGGCGTGCTGCGCTGCGCTGCATCAATCCGTGCCATGAGCATTTCCGGTGCATTCCGCATCGACGATACCGATATTGCGCTGGCCAACCTGCCGAAAACCCTGCCTGTGAAGGTGCAATATCTCAGCCGTTACTGGGTGAGCGTGGAGCCCGCCTGAGCAACAGCCGCAGAAAAACTTCACCCACACCTTGCTGATTTCGATTCTCGCCCGTCCCTGACACAAGCCGCGACGACAGCGACTTTCTGCCATGACACGGAAGGATCACGTAATGCCCCATCTGCACCCCACCCCTGCAACCAAGCTGAGCCAGGCCGTGCGCCTGGTGTTGTTCGGCATGTCCCTGGCCAGCGCGCCGAGCCTGCTGTTGCTGCCTGCCCACGCCATGGCGCAAAGCCAGGCCGCCTACCATATCTCCGCTGGCCCACTGGGCAATGCCATCACCCAGTTTGGCGTACAGGCGGGCGTGACCATTTCGTTCGACACCGCACAAACGCGCAACCTGAGCAGCGCGGGACTGGAGGGTAACTACAGCGTCGAGGAAGGGCTGGTCCGCCTGCTGGGCAGCACTGGCTTGCAGGCGCAGCGCCAGGGCAATGGCGGCTATGTGCTGGTGTCCGCAGACAACGGTTCGGCCATGGAACTGGGGCCGATGAACATCGACGCCGACCGGCTGGATGCAACCAGCGAAGGTACCCAGTCGTACACTCCCCATGCCGTCACCATCGGCAAGGGCGTGCACACGCTGAAAGAAACCCCGCAGTCTGTCACTGTAATGACTCGCAAGATGCTCGATGACCAGAACCTCAACACCCTGGAGCAGGTGCTGGACAAAACCCCGGGCATCACCGTGTATGACTCGCCCATGGGCGGCAAGTATTTCTATTCCCGTGGCTTCAACCTCGACGGCCAGTACCAGTACGACGGCGTACCGCTGGACGTGGGCGGCAACTACGTGCAGGCCAACAGCTTTTCCAGCGACATGGCGTTCTATGACCGGGTCGAGATTCTCAAGGGCGCGGCCGGCATGATGAAAGGCTCGGGATCCTCCGCCGGCGGCGTCAACTTCGTACGCAAGCGTGGCCAGGAAAAGGCCACCACCACCGTCACCCTGTCTGCCGGCAGCTGGGACAACTACCGCGGCCAGGTCGATGTGGGCGGCCCGCTGAACGAGTCAGGAACCGTGCGCGGTCGCGCCGTGGCGTCGCTGCAAGACCGCCAGTACTTCTATGACACGGCCAAGCGCCAGGACCAGATACTGTACGGCGCCATCGACTGGGACGTTACCGCCGACACCACCGTTGGCGTTGGCCTGGCCTACGAGGATGTCGACGCCACACCGTGCTATGCCGGTGTGCCACGCTACGCCGATGGCAGCGACCTGAAGCTGTCTCGTTCCACCTGCCTGGGGGCCAGCTGGAACGACATGCAAAGCCAGCGCATTACCGGCTTTGCCGACCTCAAGCACCGCTTCAACGATGACTGGTCGCTGAATTTCGCCTCGATCTACACCCACAACACCCAGGACATCGAGTACGCCTACTCCGAAGGTACGGTCCCGGTCGGCGCCAGCACCGCCAGCATGAACGTGCGGGCCGGTCGTTTCGACTACGACCAGGACGACTATGGCTTCGATAGTTATATCGATGGCAAGTTCGAGGCGTTCGGCCTGCAGCACGAGCTCATAGTCGGCGCCAACGCCAGCCGGCAGAAAACCCATGACTATTTCGCACTCATACTGCTGGACGGCAAGCAGGATCCGTTCAACCCATCCTCGAACTTCCCACATCCGTCCAAGGGCGATTATCTGGTCAACCCGACCCGCGGTGGCAGTGTGCCAACCGACTCCACCACCACCCAGTACGGCACTTACGCCAACCTGCGCCTGAAGCTGGCAGAGCCGCTGACCTTGGTGCTGGGTGCACGGGTCAGTTGGTACCGCAACAAGAGCGACTCCTACACCCAGGTCTGGGACTACTGGGTGAACAACCGCAGCCAGGAAAACGGCCAGGTCACGCCCTTCGCCGCCGTGCTGTACGACCTGAACGACCAGTGGACTGCCTACGCCAGCTACGCCGACATCTTCCAGCCGCAGAGCGACAAGGTGAACGCCGAGCGGCAGTCACTCCAGCCCAAGACCGGCGCCAACTACGAGATCGGCATCAAGGGCGAGCTGCTTGGCGGCGCGCTGAACACCTCGTTCAACCTGTTCCGCACCCTCGAAAAACACCGCGCAGAAACCGACTACAACGATGCCTGCCCGTCAGGCGACGGCTACTGCTACACCGACAGCGGCAAGGTGCGCGCGCAGGGCTTCGAAGCGGAGATCAGTGGCTCGCCGATCGAGCGGCTGCAGCTGCTGGCGGGCTACACCTACACCCAGACCAAGTACCTGAGCACCATCGAAGAGACCGACCCGACCGAACTGACCTTCACCTCCAGCTTTATCCCACGGCACATGCTCAAGGTGTGGGGTGACTACCAGTTGGGCGGTACCCTGGAGCGCTTCACCGTCGGTGCCGGCCTGAACAGCCAGAGCGAAAACTTCCGTACCACTGGCACTACCCGTGTCGAGCAGGCGGGCTACACCGTGTGGAACGGCCGCGTGCAATACCGCATCGACCCGAACTGGACGGTTGCCCTCAACGGCAACAACCTGTTCGACAAAAAGTACTACGCCACCATCGGGGCGCCGGCGTGGGGTAACTTCTATGGCGAGCCGCGTAACTTCATGGTGACCTTGCAGGGCGCTTTCTAAACAAAAGCACTGGCTCTTGGAGGAGCGGCCTTGCGTCGCGATCGGGCCGCAAAGCGGCCCCAGTATCTTCGCGTCACGGCAAATATTGCCAGGGCTGCTTCGCAGCCCGATCGCGGCGCAAGGCCGCTCCTACACCGGCTGTGCAAACCTTCATGAATGTACCTTCAGCTGTTGCCATCCCCTCTGCCGCCAAACAATAATAAGAGCAATTCCTATTTGAGATAGTACCCATGTCGGCCGAGTCGCCTGCATCTTCCGCCGCTGTCGGCGTGCTCTACGTCGAACACAGCACCTGGCTGCACGGCTGGCTGCGCAAGCGCATGGGCAGCCACTGCGATGCAGCGGACCTGGTGCAAGACACCTTCGTCAAGGTGCTCAAGGCCCGTAGCGCCGACGAGATACGCGAACCCCGTCACTATCTTTCGAAAGTCGCCAAGGGCCTGATGATCGACCTGTTCCGCCGTCGCTCGCTGGAACAGGCCTACCTGGAAGCCCTTGCAAGCCTGCCCGCCGAATACATGCCCAGCGCCGAGGCTCAGGCGATGGTGTTTGAAACCCTGGTAGAGCTGGACCGCATGCTCGCCGGCCTCGGCGCCAAGGTGCGCGAAGTATTCCTGCTGGCGCAACTCGACGGCCTGCCCTATGCGCAGATCGCTGAGCGGCTGGGCATTTCCCTGCGCACGGTAAACAACCACATGGCCAAAGCCATGGAGCATGTGTGCCTGATGCAGTGGGAACAACACGCGTGAGCCGCGCGCCCACCGCCGAGCAACGCCAGGCCATCCGTGAAGCGGCGCGCTGGTATGCGCAGCTGTCGTCAGGCACCGCCAGCGCCAACGAGCAAGCCCGCTGGCAGGCCTGGCATGACAGCGACCCGTTGCACCGTATGGCCTGGCAGCGCATGGAGGCTGTCAGCGCCAGCCTCGCCGGCCTGCCAGCACGGCTGGCTTCCTCTACTTTGCTTGGCGCAGGGCATACCCGTCGGCAGGTACTTTACGGGCTG
This window harbors:
- a CDS encoding FecR domain-containing protein, whose product is MDLKTLEAAATWYVQLNDGASNDARTQAWRQWLQASPQHAAAWARVEKLQQQWAMVPAQAALSSLGAAHAQRRDVLKVLGLLVAMGGGSWLAAEQVPYRALLAQQRTGTGERRAMLLADGSQLELNAGTALDVRYDAKVRAIQLYQGEILIRPVSDTQQRPFIVHTEDGSILARSTEFSIRKLAQRTRVGVLQAAVDIRPQRHPDRVLQLQAGQQVSFDRDDFAVAHALPADSTAWLQGMLSVNDWHLGDFIEELGRYRQGVLRCAASIRAMSISGAFRIDDTDIALANLPKTLPVKVQYLSRYWVSVEPA
- a CDS encoding TonB-dependent siderophore receptor, with the protein product MPHLHPTPATKLSQAVRLVLFGMSLASAPSLLLLPAHAMAQSQAAYHISAGPLGNAITQFGVQAGVTISFDTAQTRNLSSAGLEGNYSVEEGLVRLLGSTGLQAQRQGNGGYVLVSADNGSAMELGPMNIDADRLDATSEGTQSYTPHAVTIGKGVHTLKETPQSVTVMTRKMLDDQNLNTLEQVLDKTPGITVYDSPMGGKYFYSRGFNLDGQYQYDGVPLDVGGNYVQANSFSSDMAFYDRVEILKGAAGMMKGSGSSAGGVNFVRKRGQEKATTTVTLSAGSWDNYRGQVDVGGPLNESGTVRGRAVASLQDRQYFYDTAKRQDQILYGAIDWDVTADTTVGVGLAYEDVDATPCYAGVPRYADGSDLKLSRSTCLGASWNDMQSQRITGFADLKHRFNDDWSLNFASIYTHNTQDIEYAYSEGTVPVGASTASMNVRAGRFDYDQDDYGFDSYIDGKFEAFGLQHELIVGANASRQKTHDYFALILLDGKQDPFNPSSNFPHPSKGDYLVNPTRGGSVPTDSTTTQYGTYANLRLKLAEPLTLVLGARVSWYRNKSDSYTQVWDYWVNNRSQENGQVTPFAAVLYDLNDQWTAYASYADIFQPQSDKVNAERQSLQPKTGANYEIGIKGELLGGALNTSFNLFRTLEKHRAETDYNDACPSGDGYCYTDSGKVRAQGFEAEISGSPIERLQLLAGYTYTQTKYLSTIEETDPTELTFTSSFIPRHMLKVWGDYQLGGTLERFTVGAGLNSQSENFRTTGTTRVEQAGYTVWNGRVQYRIDPNWTVALNGNNLFDKKYYATIGAPAWGNFYGEPRNFMVTLQGAF
- a CDS encoding sigma-70 family RNA polymerase sigma factor codes for the protein MSAESPASSAAVGVLYVEHSTWLHGWLRKRMGSHCDAADLVQDTFVKVLKARSADEIREPRHYLSKVAKGLMIDLFRRRSLEQAYLEALASLPAEYMPSAEAQAMVFETLVELDRMLAGLGAKVREVFLLAQLDGLPYAQIAERLGISLRTVNNHMAKAMEHVCLMQWEQHA